The Diabrotica virgifera virgifera chromosome 4, PGI_DIABVI_V3a genome segment AAACTCACTAGGCAAAGAAGACCCCACAGTTCACTTGACGAAAACTATAGAAGTGACCAGAATCAATTTATTTAACATTTTGACACAGTACTCTGCAATTTTTAATGACGATGAACGAAGCCCATTGACTGTGGCATCTGATAAAACAATCAATCAGCCTCTTATATTCAAAGGTTGGGTCCAGTATCAGATCGGGATATTTGTAAAAACATTAGATAGTTGTTTGGACAACGTAACTTCGTTTGAGATGATTTTGGATCAGTGCATGTATTTTGGACATTCGTTTAGTAAAGTAGGATGTGACTTCAGGCATCTTCTTATCCCGATATTCACAAAACACATCCAAAAACGATTCGTTAATAATGTGGCGAAGGCAGATagaaattttatgaagaatatcgaGAAATTTACTCTAATTGATAAAAATAATCCATCCAAGTCGTGGAAGTTCAACAAAGACGATACAGTTAGACCACCAGAAAGTTTACTGGAATTCTACCCGTTGGCGGAATATCTTAACAATATTCTGGCAGCTTTGAATCAGCTACGACTATGTCCCCCGATAGCGCTTATAGACGAAGTTGTAGATACTCTCCAAGCGTCCATGCTTCTCATAGCGAAATGTTTACAGAAACTGTACAGTCAAGAACAGCAGGCATTCTCTGTTAACTCCAAAGACGCTTTTACGAGGTTATGTATGTGTTTTTCAGACGATCTTGTTCCGTTTGTTCAAAAATGCATTCATATCATCTATCCTCCGAGTCATATCGCTTCCAAACTGGGTATTAGCTTAAAAAATCTGCAAGACACCGGCACAACGTTCTTAGATAAGCAAGAAATCATTTCCCCCATTAGTCATTTGTTACCAGTTAAGATAGAACCTGTGGTGCCTGTTGTTGAAACCGAGGTACCAGCTGCAACAGATCCCGAGGTGCTCGTCGTCTCAGATGAAGTAGAAAGTAAGGTAGATATAGGTGAAGAATAAATAAGTATTTATATgatattcgtttttttttatttttactcctTAACCAGTTGGTCTGTATTTTTGAACAAGCCATTGGAAAGCTTTGGTACAAATAGTAATAACATtaaatcatcatccagcctcaaaagtccactgctgaacataggactcctcccctcgtttccaactccatctatcctgcgccgctctcatccagtttttatttagctttcttaagtcgtcagtccatcttgtaggcggtcgaccgacgcttatgttgtcttctcttggcctccattctaaTAGCCTCTTTCTCCATCGCCCAtatgtcattctggctatgtgtcctgcccatttccacttcaacctgtctatcctttcgatgacgtcagtcacctttgttcttctcctgatttcttcgtttttgattttgtctcgcaaagttattcctaacattaaccgctccattcttctctgcgtgactcttagtttggtagccgaggatttagttaaggtaagtgtttctgatccgtacgtcaagactgggaggacgcactgatcaaatacctttctctttaggcatgtgggcaactcacttttaaaagtttctctcagttttccaaatgctgcccacccaagaccgattcttctcttcagttcatgagtctggttatccctgccaatcgtaatttcatgtcccagcaggtatttatatctatctacgagttctataaCAGTAAATAGTccaagcaaaaaaaaacaatttgtttGTTTGATTCCCTTATCTAATATAGTACGTTCTTTCACtatttttgctgtaaattttaaagaaccgcttggattgacatgaaatttggcatacgcatagctaacacgtcaaagaaaaaaagagatattgtgccgatgtgtgttttcGTCCTGGGGGgcaaaatatacgttcaaaataagtccggaaatggataaactgactaattttaagcaactttgttaatttttcaacaaaataaccacgtttttagacggtttttcgcaaataactcaaaaagtcagtatgttatcgaaaaaaacattcttagagaaaatatagcctgtaaaaatgtgaaaaaaatggtgcataCATGAGGTATCTAGACCTAGAAGAAGCAGAgaaaaaatagaatatttcaacgtgaaatttaagtgtttaaaaaaagctttatttttttatgtttttataaaaatgtttctagcatcaaatgtaagcaaatTACGCTCAATATAAAGTTGGTCCcatttgttttgcaaaaaaaaatagggaaaatcgccccctaattagcaacttaaatgaaattaatcgttaccgcttcacaaattgcttcacttatgttgtgtttatatggtctgtaagtttcatcgattcaaagtgtaagtttcatttgaaaaaaaaaatagtttttaagtaaaatttttaaaatttctaattttgaaagaatgctttttttttcaaaataggtTAAAATTATTCGA includes the following:
- the LOC126883125 gene encoding conserved oligomeric Golgi complex subunit 8 encodes the protein MSRNSLLSTLFPNEPTDELVYNPPIQDYLTKLGTYKIKDLNTEPDKLKQEALVLQEQIQELAITNYKTFIETALCSKDLFTKFSVIEDKVNDLLGGVPVFEEKCETFGEVSSKINALRRIDSITLAKSAQILEILEIPQLMTSFIRDGLYEDALELFNYVRKLSFKHSDVAIFKNINDDVNKAWILMLHQLLSQLRQDISLPKCLQIVGHLRRMDIFSEPELRLKFLQTRTYWLEQQLNSLGKEDPTVHLTKTIEVTRINLFNILTQYSAIFNDDERSPLTVASDKTINQPLIFKGWVQYQIGIFVKTLDSCLDNVTSFEMILDQCMYFGHSFSKVGCDFRHLLIPIFTKHIQKRFVNNVAKADRNFMKNIEKFTLIDKNNPSKSWKFNKDDTVRPPESLLEFYPLAEYLNNILAALNQLRLCPPIALIDEVVDTLQASMLLIAKCLQKLYSQEQQAFSVNSKDAFTRLCMCFSDDLVPFVQKCIHIIYPPSHIASKLGISLKNLQDTGTTFLDKQEIISPISHLLPVKIEPVVPVVETEVPAATDPEVLVVSDEVESKVDIGEE